A window from Citrobacter amalonaticus encodes these proteins:
- a CDS encoding DnaJ family molecular chaperone produces MNKIIKRLEIIKSAIELEDEEIIQQQLVHLQRESGDPVITAIAQAIETRRFSDAMREIATLLQNQRAITNWQDPAIAASKLELKALENQLRELIDTRNTRIQILDEFNDQYHLRLGPLMSRILELRKQLAASALRRQEAERRRREKDYLSCQQYISLAVDRLAQLKQQWMGMDSASRAAVDIRQRIQQQTELITDLLAEIRELEADFSRQDDSDTRQAQEEAAHEYEEYQEQQQDAQHRFARDQRLSPDERNELKRLWRQASRLCHPDVVADELKEKAHQMMVQLNLARQNADLAAIRALLTQLQSGLEPMMASDRLNNLDHLRQKIQQLRIQIDALIKEIAGLEAENAWRLATSVRDKEAYFAEQERALAELRDTLETQVKHVEQDLLAG; encoded by the coding sequence ATGAATAAAATCATCAAACGACTCGAAATCATTAAAAGCGCCATCGAACTTGAGGATGAGGAGATCATCCAGCAGCAGCTTGTGCATCTGCAGCGGGAATCTGGCGATCCTGTAATAACGGCAATTGCCCAGGCTATCGAGACGCGCCGCTTCAGTGATGCAATGCGTGAAATTGCTACCTTGCTACAAAATCAGCGCGCCATAACCAACTGGCAGGATCCGGCGATTGCCGCCAGCAAGCTGGAACTTAAGGCGCTGGAAAATCAGTTGCGTGAATTGATCGATACCCGTAATACCCGCATTCAGATTCTGGATGAGTTTAACGACCAGTATCATCTGCGCCTCGGGCCATTAATGAGCCGTATTCTCGAGCTGCGTAAACAGCTCGCAGCCAGCGCCCTGCGTCGGCAGGAAGCAGAACGCAGACGTCGCGAGAAAGATTACCTCTCCTGTCAGCAGTACATCTCACTGGCGGTCGATCGGTTAGCCCAGCTTAAACAGCAATGGATGGGCATGGATTCAGCCTCTCGTGCCGCAGTCGACATCCGTCAGCGCATCCAACAGCAAACGGAGCTGATTACCGACCTGCTCGCCGAGATCCGTGAACTGGAAGCCGATTTTTCCCGCCAGGATGACAGCGACACGCGGCAGGCACAGGAAGAGGCAGCGCATGAATATGAGGAGTATCAGGAACAGCAGCAGGATGCTCAGCACCGTTTCGCACGCGATCAGCGCCTTTCACCGGATGAGCGTAATGAGCTTAAGCGCCTGTGGCGTCAGGCCAGCCGTTTGTGTCACCCGGACGTTGTCGCTGATGAACTGAAAGAGAAAGCGCACCAGATGATGGTGCAGCTCAATCTGGCGCGGCAAAACGCCGATCTGGCGGCCATTCGCGCCCTGCTCACTCAGTTGCAAAGCGGTCTGGAGCCAATGATGGCCAGCGACCGGTTGAACAATCTCGACCATCTGCGGCAGAAAATCCAGCAGTTGCGGATCCAGATTGATGCGCTGATAAAAGAGATCGCCGGGCTGGAAGCAGAAAATGCCTGGCGTCTGGCGACCTCGGTTCGCGATAAAGAAGCGTACTTTGCAGAACAAGAACGCGCGCTGGCTGAGCTTCGCGATACGCTGGAGACCCAGGTTAAACATGTTGAACAGGATCTGCTGGCAGGTTAA
- a CDS encoding LuxR C-terminal-related transcriptional regulator has translation MSKAIFMGDDYYTWLGMKNILRGTSLYYGMQYYAASSPPSSLPVVQNNDYLIIHPEETDILKYASIIRRLSSRASLMLFVLTNVETFAVFQTICGMQMHFLDRTLSLDALHGRVIQLINCKNTSVNRPLDNAMSVNEFNVMMMYSRGWSLSRIATIAHKSEKTIGTYKSNIAKKLGHNNTHLKYIFSHYR, from the coding sequence ATGTCAAAAGCTATTTTTATGGGTGATGATTATTACACCTGGCTTGGCATGAAAAATATTCTGCGCGGCACATCACTCTATTATGGCATGCAATATTATGCAGCCAGTTCACCGCCCTCTTCTCTCCCGGTTGTTCAGAATAATGATTACCTCATTATTCATCCCGAAGAGACGGATATTCTGAAATACGCCAGCATCATTCGCCGTCTCTCCTCGCGTGCGTCATTGATGCTTTTTGTGCTGACGAATGTCGAAACCTTTGCGGTATTCCAGACCATTTGCGGCATGCAGATGCACTTTCTTGACCGCACATTGAGCCTTGACGCACTACACGGCCGGGTGATTCAACTCATCAACTGCAAGAACACAAGTGTGAACCGACCGCTGGATAATGCCATGAGCGTTAATGAATTTAACGTCATGATGATGTATTCCCGTGGCTGGTCACTGTCCAGAATTGCCACTATTGCGCATAAAAGCGAAAAAACTATCGGTACCTATAAAAGCAATATTGCCAAAAAGCTAGGGCACAACAACACCCATCTGAAATATATATTCTCCCACTATCGCTAA
- a CDS encoding autotransporter outer membrane beta-barrel domain-containing protein has product MNKVYNIIWNATLGLWVVASELSKGKKKSSSRKTGLRVVSGLFAGVSFTAAAIPIVTDGTRDITVDYSNVISAGVHQDVFNYGFLYENKNNASELNITGAIPNIAYGQTGIVESSTIRDLLESGKIIITATNLDHEPKPITTIEELAEYLSHTQSSTPQQSVEFQVIDPADPETTSTLKVFDTTSLANFISVSQIGDAVLNTFDANVSQIYKQFGFALAKDGATANLNIGDNSLNVRENAIRLLAKDSSLLKAQEPNSKVNWQSDNYIQFGAAPVVPSKIFAGSKQTTVFGKDITLMTYGYDEEGNVVETGNRTFSIKNTADLANFNNWLIGAGSESAKTPDGQDISQIQLWLDSGAISKVSDAQTYYASLINQLLTSSTNADLLTWDYDVWTDGQAHTNNTTAATGELHAIYANGQGTTGTLVAGATLAVDGSINGAMKADGGGSVVNEGALNVLRTSTGQGLAIGMLASDASAINHGTINSGLFIDKDGNRKVNSYGAYGMQGLGNSTVVNEGTINQAITTNNYGTAAAADPWSTDKPDSSLTLAIGMQLSDQTSGINRGEINVVDGRSNDDSFGKGTAYGVEVSGEATFTNTLDAAIYLGRNANDLTQDVDMAGGASPSAGILTRSSGDVTNDGAITLGTGVRNAAGILVGNATGNVTNTGKITLNGDSSSGTSHNFGISVRDSGSENGQQIRNDGEINVNGHNNIGIHLTASSKNAHVTSSNTGAITVAGDGGTSNRNYAIWAEGSNTAQATVDVSSSITLKEVGNIGVHVRDNAVANVNSTSSPLFKNSDQIGYYLYGKGATANIGEAVMNDNGQARTTLFRIANGANFAGNTFDPLTLQPSKLEMTLTGEKSIGVFATGKGSTVDTGEATFTVSGDGAAALLLEGGAEGTISDKTLIELTGSNTTAGIVDGQAHQLNGNKQGTPVETILNSSAIIKSLDTGLNVIAYVAKNLGNIVLQQDAIIELASKDSIGVDVQEGGRLTNNASQALHVSNGIGVRASGKDAQIKKLGAIVVDDGTAGVLLTNGATLNITTGTGGVADTITTNGTADGIRLAAGAGSLTAKGVTISALGSGAGIQNHAESSDITLNNVMINANDGPGIRTSVALNVKNGANNLLNVTGAGSGFAFMKENGDNATGDLVIGTGYTVLVHNNTGNATGNGIDARTNGKLTTRADITIQDATGGSAILAKDVSAITNSGKVTSNSVNGPVVDASGDSSKTITNTGTILAATDRDVAIQSGKGNDTINISGGNTRGVINTGAGSDRFIWNSGTFAGEVNFAGTTNNKANIGNVSLANTRHITTLAGTGNALTFTNTRGNIGTLLADDLSLGTHIGSGWNTLTLTGAQADMRIVDSLTLADGTLAVNDGATLRTGNHRDASNTGATIGNYSITTSGIASNIIFDTQGNDADSQIYQGTISGSGNFVRATGGTTVFTTDNSYSGSTTIKQGGILHLGQGGTTGGINPVSQIIDDGILTVNRSNNVLLNGVISGIGALEQIGKGITRLTGANSYKGVTTVDNGTLLVNGDQSAATGMTTVNGIATLGGTGTLGGDVVMNDATTLSAGDGGAGTLKINGSLQLGSKTTSAFELGEAFVPGGAQNDLVDVTGNLLLDGTLNVSQSTGGTFGPGVYRLYNYGGTLDNQTLALGDVPAGQDKRNIFVQTVLDKQVNLVNANGVTLQFWDGAQFDADGYVIKGDALNAWETTAGSNELMLRVGAGGAGENFTATIESTIREGDSTDSLTLVKTDQGRLILSGDNTYHGGTRIDGGTLQISADNNLGQSGTGVTINNGSTFQLGADFTTQRTLTLGTSGADAVFDLNSHHFSPVGDITGAGNLKVTSSTHDAASTLSLDRANRYQGTTLIEGTGQAHNVTVNASQTGTFGSNASSTVNVTKGAALNVSGAATSLQSLTLNIADSLLTLKDTVTAASATLNLSGTAKALIAGNATAGQSTINVSETSTLALEEDASGGSATVTNSGLMSFADRALADMTMVKNLSGGRVDISHVDSATSVGSLSGAGNVELGDKTLSLGNLGLNDTISGIISGDSGNLVKIGDGILTLTGDNTWTGTTSVDEGVLLVNGNQAAATGDVTVKAGATLGGNGIIGGAVNVADNGHITAGSTLNSVGKLTTGALTLNDLSQLDYQFGQAYTPGGAFNDLINVNGDLVLDGKLNIETSPGGSFDVGVYRVINYSGTLTNNVMDIANAPTAADSLYVQTSVNNQVNLVNHGGLTLRFWDGTGGENGELKNNGVINGGDGIWQSSHGNDNWTTDESTPEGALNAPFTDAAFAVFQGVAGNVTVDNSLGDVIISGAQFATDGYRVAGDAITTNTANTLIRVGDGTIDGAGYIATIDSEIRGSGGVNKSDLGTLILTGENSYSGGTTITAGTLQVSGDKNLGAANTGITFNGGTLKYGDAFNTARQVTLESGGGTFDTNGFNVELLTDVEGSGQLTKTGQGTLMLTLDTSYTGGTHVVQGTLQLGNGGEIGSVQGDIIADGILDVKRCNSYTLSGNISGEGQLHHTGSGITTLEGANSYKGATLVANGVLQAGGANTLSAASHHIVASETTLKTQGYDQTIAGLTNGGNVSLTGAAIGSALTVKGDYSGKNGTLELAAAQNSGGQGIADRLVIDGGKVSGNTLLKVDGSGLGAPTVGDGIEVVTAKNGATTTAQSTRDGFYLANNRMSAGAFEYQLYAGNAKGLGENWYLRSEYRPETMLYSGLASVVRQGDLSLLGNMHQRMGDDVRPGLDEDHRAWARMIGYSAKTKLDDITGTQTTSHTMGIQAGVDLYADTSWKAGVYTSILDIDSSVKGSHAGSAGKGGNIDDNAFYLGGYATWFSTDGMYVDNVLQYGNHDARLSASGNKGSHTVKGHTLTASTEIGKAFRLGASAWSLEPQAQLIYQYSDFDDSTLGGATKTKVRLDTADAFTARVGLRLKADYDTRHGKIQPYGRVNLWQGLGSKDKTHFSNAVATTTLESSQQYSSTEVAAGLSWSIDRDLQVYGELGTQFNNGGHKSQVEAPVNASIGFKKSF; this is encoded by the coding sequence ATGAATAAGGTTTACAACATCATATGGAATGCGACACTCGGGCTTTGGGTTGTCGCCTCCGAATTATCAAAAGGGAAGAAAAAAAGCAGCTCGCGTAAAACAGGACTGCGTGTTGTTTCCGGTTTATTTGCTGGCGTTTCTTTCACAGCCGCCGCCATACCGATCGTGACCGATGGCACACGCGATATCACCGTGGATTACTCGAATGTCATCTCCGCCGGCGTCCATCAGGACGTATTCAACTACGGTTTTTTATATGAAAACAAAAACAACGCCAGTGAACTGAATATCACCGGCGCGATCCCCAACATCGCCTACGGACAGACCGGCATTGTGGAATCGTCTACCATCCGGGATCTGTTGGAAAGCGGCAAAATTATTATTACCGCTACCAACCTCGACCACGAACCAAAACCTATCACCACCATTGAAGAACTGGCGGAATACCTGAGTCATACGCAGTCGTCTACGCCGCAGCAAAGCGTGGAATTTCAGGTGATTGACCCGGCCGATCCCGAAACAACCTCCACACTGAAGGTGTTTGATACCACAAGCCTGGCAAACTTTATTAGCGTTTCGCAGATTGGCGATGCAGTGCTTAACACGTTTGATGCCAATGTGTCGCAAATCTATAAGCAGTTTGGCTTTGCCCTTGCCAAAGATGGCGCAACCGCCAATCTCAATATTGGCGATAATTCACTGAACGTAAGAGAAAATGCTATCCGTCTGCTGGCAAAAGACTCTTCTCTGCTCAAAGCGCAAGAACCGAACAGCAAGGTCAACTGGCAATCCGATAACTATATCCAGTTTGGTGCTGCGCCAGTCGTTCCGAGCAAAATCTTTGCGGGTTCGAAACAGACCACCGTATTTGGCAAAGACATTACCTTAATGACCTACGGCTACGACGAAGAGGGGAATGTCGTTGAAACGGGTAACCGCACCTTTTCCATCAAAAACACGGCGGATCTGGCGAATTTCAACAACTGGCTGATTGGCGCCGGCAGTGAGAGCGCCAAAACACCCGACGGGCAAGATATCAGCCAGATCCAGCTATGGCTGGATTCTGGCGCTATCAGTAAAGTTTCTGACGCACAGACCTACTACGCGAGCCTGATCAACCAACTGCTGACCTCCAGCACCAATGCCGACCTGCTGACCTGGGATTACGATGTCTGGACTGACGGACAGGCGCACACCAATAACACCACAGCGGCCACTGGGGAACTGCATGCCATCTATGCTAACGGACAAGGCACCACCGGTACATTGGTTGCGGGCGCGACTCTGGCTGTCGATGGCAGTATCAATGGGGCAATGAAGGCCGATGGCGGTGGTTCTGTCGTCAATGAAGGCGCCCTGAACGTGCTGCGAACGTCTACCGGACAGGGGCTGGCGATTGGCATGTTGGCCAGTGATGCCAGCGCCATTAACCACGGCACGATCAACTCCGGTTTGTTTATCGATAAGGATGGGAATCGGAAGGTCAACAGTTACGGTGCCTACGGTATGCAGGGGCTGGGAAACAGCACCGTCGTGAACGAAGGGACCATTAACCAGGCCATCACGACCAACAACTACGGTACGGCGGCGGCGGCCGATCCGTGGTCAACGGATAAACCGGACAGTTCTCTGACGCTCGCTATCGGTATGCAGTTGTCCGATCAAACCAGCGGGATCAACAGGGGTGAGATTAACGTCGTGGACGGACGCAGTAACGACGACTCATTTGGTAAGGGAACGGCTTACGGCGTTGAAGTGTCCGGTGAGGCCACCTTCACAAACACCCTTGATGCCGCCATCTATCTTGGGCGTAACGCTAACGATCTCACACAGGATGTCGATATGGCAGGTGGTGCCAGCCCCAGCGCCGGGATCCTGACCCGAAGTTCAGGCGATGTCACCAATGACGGGGCAATCACCCTTGGAACAGGCGTACGTAACGCGGCGGGGATCCTGGTCGGTAACGCCACCGGGAATGTGACCAACACCGGTAAAATCACCCTCAACGGCGACTCGTCATCCGGCACCAGCCATAACTTCGGTATTTCCGTGCGCGACAGCGGCAGCGAAAACGGCCAGCAGATCCGTAACGACGGTGAGATTAACGTCAACGGCCACAACAACATCGGGATCCATCTGACCGCCAGTTCGAAGAACGCGCATGTGACATCCAGCAATACAGGGGCAATCACGGTCGCGGGCGACGGTGGCACGTCGAACCGTAACTATGCAATCTGGGCAGAAGGGAGTAACACTGCTCAGGCCACCGTTGACGTGTCTTCTTCGATCACACTCAAAGAAGTCGGCAATATTGGCGTTCATGTCCGCGATAATGCGGTGGCTAACGTTAACAGTACCAGCAGTCCGCTATTCAAAAATAGCGATCAAATTGGCTACTATCTGTACGGCAAAGGTGCGACCGCCAATATCGGCGAAGCCGTGATGAACGATAACGGTCAGGCGCGCACCACGTTGTTCCGCATTGCTAATGGCGCAAACTTTGCCGGCAATACGTTCGACCCGCTGACGCTCCAGCCATCTAAACTCGAGATGACCCTAACGGGCGAAAAATCGATTGGCGTCTTTGCGACCGGTAAAGGCAGCACCGTGGATACGGGTGAAGCGACATTTACGGTAAGCGGCGACGGCGCGGCGGCGCTGCTGCTCGAAGGGGGTGCAGAAGGCACCATCAGCGATAAGACCCTTATTGAACTGACCGGCTCAAATACCACAGCCGGGATTGTCGATGGTCAGGCGCACCAGTTGAACGGTAATAAACAGGGCACCCCTGTCGAAACCATTCTTAACTCCAGCGCCATTATTAAATCCCTGGATACCGGGCTGAACGTCATCGCCTATGTGGCGAAGAATCTTGGCAACATTGTTCTGCAACAGGACGCGATTATCGAGCTCGCCAGTAAAGACAGTATCGGTGTCGACGTGCAGGAAGGAGGACGGTTAACCAACAACGCATCCCAGGCATTGCATGTCAGCAATGGGATTGGCGTTCGCGCCTCTGGCAAAGATGCGCAGATCAAAAAGCTGGGCGCCATTGTGGTCGATGACGGTACCGCAGGCGTGCTGCTGACCAATGGCGCAACGCTGAATATCACGACGGGAACCGGTGGGGTAGCCGATACCATTACGACCAACGGCACGGCGGATGGAATTCGCCTTGCCGCCGGTGCGGGGTCGCTGACCGCCAAAGGCGTCACTATTAGCGCATTGGGCAGCGGCGCAGGGATTCAAAACCATGCCGAAAGTTCGGATATCACGCTGAACAACGTCATGATTAACGCCAACGACGGTCCGGGGATCCGCACCAGCGTGGCGCTGAATGTGAAAAACGGCGCCAATAATCTACTCAACGTCACCGGTGCGGGTTCAGGCTTTGCCTTCATGAAAGAGAACGGCGACAACGCGACCGGCGATTTGGTTATCGGCACGGGTTACACCGTGCTGGTACACAACAATACCGGAAACGCCACGGGGAACGGGATTGATGCCCGCACTAACGGCAAACTGACCACCCGCGCCGATATTACCATTCAGGACGCGACGGGCGGCTCAGCGATCCTGGCAAAAGACGTTTCCGCCATCACCAACAGTGGCAAAGTCACCTCCAACAGCGTGAACGGCCCGGTGGTGGATGCCAGCGGTGACAGCAGCAAGACCATCACCAACACCGGGACGATCCTCGCCGCCACCGACAGGGATGTCGCGATTCAGTCTGGTAAAGGCAATGACACTATCAACATCAGCGGCGGCAATACGCGGGGCGTCATCAATACTGGCGCCGGTAGCGATCGTTTTATCTGGAACAGCGGAACGTTCGCCGGGGAGGTGAACTTCGCCGGGACAACCAACAACAAAGCCAACATCGGCAACGTATCGCTGGCGAACACGCGTCACATCACCACGCTCGCCGGTACGGGTAATGCCCTCACCTTCACAAACACACGGGGTAATATCGGTACGCTGCTGGCGGATGATCTCAGTCTGGGAACCCACATCGGCAGCGGCTGGAATACCTTAACGCTGACGGGCGCACAGGCAGATATGCGCATTGTGGATAGCCTGACGCTGGCTGACGGCACCCTGGCTGTTAACGATGGCGCGACGCTGCGCACAGGCAACCATCGCGATGCCAGTAATACCGGCGCGACCATTGGCAACTACAGCATTACCACCAGCGGTATAGCCAGCAACATCATCTTTGATACGCAGGGCAATGACGCTGACAGCCAGATTTATCAGGGCACCATCAGCGGTAGCGGCAACTTTGTCCGCGCAACGGGCGGCACGACGGTGTTCACCACTGACAATAGCTACAGCGGTTCTACGACGATCAAACAGGGCGGGATTTTACATCTTGGTCAGGGCGGTACAACGGGCGGTATCAACCCGGTTTCGCAGATCATTGATGACGGTATTCTGACCGTGAATCGCAGCAATAACGTCCTGCTTAACGGGGTGATTTCCGGTATCGGCGCGCTGGAGCAAATCGGTAAAGGTATTACCCGTTTAACCGGCGCCAACAGTTATAAAGGAGTGACTACCGTCGACAACGGCACACTGCTGGTCAATGGCGATCAGTCTGCCGCGACGGGCATGACAACCGTGAACGGCATCGCGACCCTGGGCGGCACCGGCACCCTCGGCGGTGACGTCGTGATGAATGACGCCACCACTCTTAGCGCAGGCGACGGCGGCGCGGGGACGCTGAAGATCAACGGAAGTCTGCAACTGGGCAGCAAAACCACCTCCGCGTTTGAACTGGGAGAAGCCTTCGTGCCCGGTGGCGCACAAAACGATCTGGTCGATGTCACCGGCAATCTACTGCTCGATGGCACGCTGAACGTCAGCCAAAGCACAGGCGGCACGTTTGGCCCAGGCGTCTACCGTCTCTATAACTACGGCGGCACCCTCGACAACCAGACACTGGCGTTAGGTGACGTTCCGGCGGGTCAGGATAAGCGTAATATTTTCGTTCAGACGGTACTGGATAAGCAGGTCAACCTGGTTAACGCCAACGGCGTCACACTCCAGTTCTGGGACGGCGCGCAGTTTGACGCGGACGGCTATGTCATCAAAGGCGATGCGCTGAACGCGTGGGAGACCACCGCGGGCAGCAATGAGCTGATGCTACGCGTCGGTGCTGGTGGCGCAGGCGAAAACTTCACCGCAACGATCGAATCGACGATCCGCGAAGGTGACAGTACGGATAGCCTGACGCTGGTCAAGACTGACCAGGGGCGTCTGATCCTGAGCGGTGATAATACCTATCATGGCGGCACGCGCATTGACGGCGGTACGCTGCAAATATCGGCGGATAACAACCTGGGCCAGTCCGGAACCGGCGTCACTATCAACAACGGCTCAACGTTCCAGCTGGGCGCGGATTTCACCACTCAGCGCACCCTCACCCTGGGGACGTCTGGCGCGGATGCGGTGTTCGATCTGAATTCGCACCACTTCTCCCCGGTCGGCGATATCACGGGCGCGGGTAACCTGAAAGTCACCAGCAGTACCCATGATGCGGCCAGCACGCTGTCGCTCGATCGGGCAAACCGCTATCAGGGTACGACGCTGATTGAAGGTACCGGACAAGCTCACAACGTTACGGTCAATGCCAGCCAGACGGGAACATTTGGTAGCAATGCCAGCAGCACGGTGAACGTAACGAAAGGCGCGGCGCTGAACGTCAGCGGCGCGGCAACCAGTCTGCAATCCCTGACGCTGAATATTGCCGACAGCCTGTTAACGCTAAAAGACACGGTCACTGCTGCTAGTGCAACGCTGAATCTGAGCGGCACCGCAAAGGCGCTGATTGCAGGCAATGCAACAGCCGGACAATCCACGATTAACGTTTCAGAAACGAGCACACTGGCGCTGGAAGAGGATGCCAGCGGCGGTAGCGCAACGGTGACTAACAGCGGGCTGATGTCTTTTGCCGATCGCGCACTGGCGGATATGACGATGGTGAAAAACCTCTCCGGCGGTAGAGTGGATATCAGCCATGTCGACAGCGCGACATCCGTCGGTTCGCTGTCCGGCGCGGGTAACGTTGAGCTGGGCGATAAAACCCTCTCCCTCGGTAATCTGGGTCTCAACGACACCATCAGCGGCATCATCAGCGGTGACAGCGGCAATCTGGTGAAAATCGGCGACGGCATACTGACCTTAACCGGTGACAACACCTGGACCGGCACCACATCGGTCGATGAGGGCGTACTGCTGGTCAACGGCAATCAGGCGGCGGCGACCGGTGACGTAACGGTCAAGGCAGGCGCGACGCTGGGCGGCAACGGCATTATTGGCGGCGCGGTAAATGTTGCGGATAACGGCCATATTACCGCCGGTTCCACACTGAACAGCGTCGGCAAACTGACCACCGGCGCTCTGACGCTGAATGACCTGTCGCAACTGGATTATCAGTTTGGCCAGGCATATACCCCGGGCGGTGCCTTCAACGACCTGATTAACGTCAACGGCGATCTGGTACTCGACGGCAAGCTCAACATTGAAACCTCACCCGGCGGCAGCTTTGATGTTGGCGTCTATCGCGTCATTAACTACTCCGGCACGCTGACCAACAACGTGATGGACATTGCCAACGCCCCAACGGCGGCAGACAGTCTGTACGTGCAGACATCGGTTAACAATCAGGTCAATCTGGTGAACCACGGCGGTCTGACCCTGCGCTTCTGGGACGGCACCGGCGGTGAAAATGGCGAACTGAAAAACAACGGCGTGATCAACGGCGGCGATGGTATCTGGCAATCCAGCCACGGCAACGATAACTGGACCACCGATGAATCCACGCCAGAAGGCGCGCTGAACGCCCCGTTCACCGATGCCGCGTTCGCCGTTTTCCAGGGGGTGGCAGGCAATGTCACCGTGGATAACAGTCTGGGCGATGTGATCATCAGCGGCGCGCAGTTTGCCACCGATGGCTACCGCGTAGCGGGCGATGCCATCACCACCAACACCGCCAATACGCTGATTCGCGTCGGCGACGGCACCATCGATGGCGCAGGGTATATCGCCACCATCGACAGTGAGATCCGCGGCTCCGGTGGCGTCAATAAGAGCGACCTCGGCACGCTGATCCTGACCGGCGAGAACAGCTACAGCGGCGGTACAACGATTACGGCAGGGACACTACAGGTTTCCGGCGATAAAAACCTCGGAGCAGCCAATACCGGGATCACCTTTAACGGCGGCACGCTGAAGTATGGCGATGCGTTTAATACCGCCCGCCAGGTGACGCTGGAATCCGGCGGCGGGACCTTCGACACCAACGGCTTCAACGTCGAACTATTGACCGACGTTGAAGGCAGCGGACAGTTAACGAAAACCGGTCAGGGTACGCTCATGCTCACGCTCGACACCTCCTACACTGGCGGCACCCACGTCGTGCAGGGCACGTTGCAGTTGGGTAATGGCGGTGAGATCGGCAGCGTACAGGGCGATATCATCGCTGACGGCATACTGGATGTGAAACGCTGCAACAGCTACACCCTGAGCGGCAATATCAGCGGCGAAGGACAGCTCCACCACACCGGTAGCGGCATCACCACGCTGGAAGGCGCGAACAGCTACAAAGGCGCAACGCTTGTCGCCAACGGGGTTCTGCAGGCCGGTGGCGCCAATACGTTGAGCGCAGCGTCCCATCACATTGTGGCGAGCGAAACCACGCTGAAAACGCAAGGTTACGACCAGACGATCGCCGGATTAACCAACGGCGGCAATGTGTCGCTGACGGGGGCGGCGATCGGTTCCGCGTTGACGGTGAAAGGCGATTACAGCGGCAAAAACGGGACGCTTGAATTAGCCGCAGCGCAGAACAGCGGCGGTCAGGGCATTGCGGACCGGCTGGTGATCGATGGCGGTAAGGTCAGCGGTAACACGCTGCTGAAAGTAGACGGTTCAGGGCTGGGTGCGCCGACGGTGGGAGACGGGATCGAAGTGGTGACGGCGAAAAACGGCGCCACCACCACGGCACAATCCACGCGTGACGGCTTCTATCTGGCGAATAACCGGATGTCTGCCGGGGCGTTTGAATACCAGTTGTATGCCGGCAACGCGAAAGGCCTGGGCGAAAACTGGTACCTGCGCAGTGAATACCGCCCGGAAACCATGCTCTACTCCGGTCTCGCCAGCGTAGTGCGTCAGGGCGACCTGAGCCTGTTAGGCAATATGCACCAGCGAATGGGGGACGACGTACGACCGGGTCTCGATGAAGACCACCGTGCATGGGCGAGAATGATTGGCTACTCCGCTAAAACCAAACTGGACGACATCACCGGCACACAGACCACCAGCCACACGATGGGGATTCAGGCAGGGGTTGACCTTTACGCGGATACCAGCTGGAAAGCCGGTGTATACACCAGCATTCTGGATATCGACAGCAGCGTCAAAGGCAGCCATGCGGGTAGCGCGGGTAAAGGCGGTAACATCGATGACAACGCGTTTTACCTGGGCGGTTATGCTACCTGGTTCTCCACCGATGGCATGTATGTGGATAACGTCCTGCAATACGGTAACCATGACGCTCGCCTGTCGGCATCCGGAAACAAGGGTTCCCATACCGTGAAAGGCCATACGCTGACCGCCTCGACGGAGATCGGCAAAGCGTTCCGCTTAGGAGCAAGCGCATGGAGTCTGGAACCCCAGGCACAGCTGATCTATCAGTACAGCGATTTTGATGACAGCACGCTGGGCGGCGCGACGAAGACGAAGGTCAGACTCGATACTGCCGATGCCTTTACCGCCCGTGTTGGGCTGCGACTGAAAGCTGACTATGACACCCGTCACGGTAAGATTCAGCCATATGGACGCGTCAACCTGTGGCAGGGACTGGGGTCAAAAGACAAAACCCACTTCAGCAATGCGGTTGCCACCACAACGCTGGAATCCTCGCAGCAGTACTCCAGTACCGAAGTGGCCGCAGGTCTGAGCTGGAGCATCGACCGCGATCTGCAGGTGTACGGCGAACTGGGAACGCAGTTCAACAACGGCGGGCATAAATCGCAGGTGGAAGCGCCAGTGAATGCCTCCATTGGCTTTAAAAAGTCATTCTGA